The following coding sequences are from one Bacteroidota bacterium window:
- a CDS encoding AMP-binding protein yields the protein MNRYTSIEYQTKNNIESYQQTKLKELLHYLQQNSPYYRKQFSQYCIVPDIITQLEDLKNIPTTSKQNFAEYNDEFLCVPYSKIADYCATSGTTGTPVTVALTDNDLKRLAYNEEQSFLIAGCKPTDVFMLLLTLDRQFMAGMAYYQGIRKLGGGVIRSGVVSPQAQWENIQRFKPNVLVAVPSFLLKMIEYANAHQIDCNSSSVAKVICIGEPVRHADFTPNNLACRIKAHWNVELYSTYASTEMQTAFTECSCGKGGHLRPELMIVEVLDDEGNPVRTGEMGEVTITTLGVEGMPLLRYRTGDICALYDDTCSCGRNSVRLSPVTGRKNQMIKFKGTTFFPPAIYDALSQVPQINDYVVEVSKNEMGMDEVMIHISITGNLDIVESQILSTLRAKLRVTPSIQFTSSSQLQSLRPKESRKPTMVVFR from the coding sequence ATGAACAGGTACACCTCAATAGAATATCAGACTAAGAACAATATTGAAAGCTATCAGCAAACCAAACTGAAGGAGTTATTGCATTACCTCCAGCAAAACTCGCCGTATTACCGAAAGCAATTTAGTCAGTACTGTATCGTGCCTGATATTATCACGCAGTTAGAGGACTTAAAGAATATTCCAACTACTTCCAAGCAAAACTTTGCGGAGTATAACGATGAGTTCCTTTGTGTCCCATATAGCAAAATAGCAGATTACTGTGCTACATCAGGCACTACCGGCACACCGGTGACGGTCGCTTTGACAGATAATGATTTAAAAAGATTGGCGTATAACGAGGAGCAATCCTTTCTTATTGCTGGATGCAAACCGACCGATGTATTTATGCTTCTGTTGACACTAGACAGGCAGTTTATGGCTGGGATGGCTTATTATCAGGGAATTCGGAAGTTGGGAGGAGGAGTAATACGTTCTGGAGTTGTTTCGCCCCAGGCGCAATGGGAGAACATACAACGATTTAAACCAAATGTACTCGTAGCAGTACCATCCTTTCTGTTGAAAATGATAGAATATGCAAATGCCCACCAGATTGATTGCAATTCATCGAGTGTTGCAAAAGTCATTTGCATTGGTGAGCCGGTACGTCATGCCGATTTTACTCCCAATAATCTGGCTTGTCGAATAAAGGCTCATTGGAATGTTGAATTGTATTCTACCTATGCATCTACCGAGATGCAAACAGCGTTTACCGAATGTTCCTGTGGCAAGGGAGGGCATCTTCGACCGGAACTAATGATAGTGGAAGTATTAGATGATGAGGGAAATCCAGTGAGAACAGGCGAAATGGGGGAGGTAACGATTACCACTCTTGGCGTGGAGGGAATGCCTTTGCTTCGCTACCGAACTGGGGATATTTGCGCACTATATGATGATACTTGTTCCTGTGGTAGAAATTCAGTAAGACTTTCGCCGGTTACCGGAAGAAAGAACCAAATGATAAAGTTCAAAGGGACCACATTTTTCCCGCCTGCTATTTATGATGCACTGAGTCAGGTGCCGCAGATAAATGATTATGTAGTTGAAGTATCAAAAAATGAAATGGGGATGGACGAAGTGATGATTCATATTTCTATCACCGGCAATCTCGACATAGTAGAATCTCAAATTCTATCTACTCTCCGTGCCAAACTCCGTGTGACACCTTCTATACAATTTACCTCCAGCAGTCAACTCCAATCGCTTCGACCCAAAGAAAGCCGCAAGCCTACGATGGTAGTGTTCCGTTGA